The Gossypium arboreum isolate Shixiya-1 chromosome 6, ASM2569848v2, whole genome shotgun sequence DNA window GTGTGCGATTAATTTAATGCCATGAACCAAAAGCAAAGTGGAATGTGTGATTACTGCTTCACTTGATTGTAACATATgccaaaatgttttattttaatggcTAATTTGTTTTTGCCTATTTTTACTTTGATTGTTCGAGATCTATTTAAGCTAGTGAGGTCAAAGTATATCATTACTTCAGAACACCTAATTTTATTAgagaagggtttttttttttcctttttttttggattttgtaAATTTATAGATGTGAAATGCGTCTGTTTTAAAAGCTGAAAGCTTTGGTTAGAAAGTTTGAGGataaaattgatagaatatgtaattattaaGGACCGAATGTGTTATTATACCCCTTATTGATAATGGTGGGAGACCAAAATAGGAATGAATTCAAACGTTaatgcctaatttgaaattttttacagttgagtgaccaaaacagGAACGCGGGCATACTTGGGTGATCATTTGTatagcttttttttttatttttaagtgtgGTCcaaataaattagaaaaataaataaaatctataaaaaatagaaaaataaaattttcagaatttagttTAGTATTAGTAATGATTTTGGGATAAATATCAAACTATACATTAACTTTGATCCAATTGGTAGTGTCATATATGAACTatgattttgtgcaattttatacataaattttgatttgattcaatttttacaaattatttaCAATAGAATCTAATTAACATCATTTTACATTGATATATTGCATatacaaacaattatattaatataatatgaaagaaattgaatcaaaatcaaaattttatgtacACATATAAACCACAATTCAAATTTCATGTACATAATTacaccaaatcaaaattcatatataaatttgatatttatccaTATATTTTTCTTGTCCAATTTATGATTAATGAACATAAGTTTTTGGCTTATGATAGCCCCTCTTCACAATGCCATAACTAGGGTTCAAACTTGAGTTTCTCCCTATAAATGCAACGTGCTTCACTATTTACTCATCACTTGATATTTCTTGGAATTTTACTTATCTATACTACTATATACAAAAAAGAATGTGCATTTCTAAGTCCTctattgttttttaatttatataatcatGGTTAAGATTTAATCTTCCTtatgtcttttttttttgttattggtTATTAACGAgtctttattttttaaatttaaaatatcaaatttcaCAGCAACAAATTTAACACAAAAATAAGTAACTAAATTCCTAAAAAATGAGAATTAAATTCTAGATGAATGCGATGTGTATATAAGAACTTAaggcatattttaaccttaaaatatttatttaataatttgatattaaaaattaattaattcaacACAAAGCGTGGGTCGGGAACCATTCTAGAGTTAAATTTAATGATGGAACGCTAACAAAAGACGGCAGATTATTTTTTGggctaaaaataaatattttttttgggtgagatcaaatcataattttactattatactaacaaaaattaaagagaataTTATAagcaatttttcattttttaggcTGCTAAGGCCGCTGCTCCTTGCCCTCGAGTTAAGGTTAAGACTACTTCAAGTTCTGGTTCTTTTGGGTAGATTTGTTGCAGGtttgaatattttttttcattcagGTTTTGTACTTAAAGCTTGAGTTATTTTAATGATTAAATCAAGTGGTGAATTagttattatataaattaaaattatatacgatttgataaaaatattaatattataattaattatctttaattacaattttaaaattgaaattgaGGTAACTTTGTAATACTGTTGTATATCTACAGCTATCAAATTTCCATCTCCTTCATCAAAATAATAGAACTTCCATCTCCAATCTGAGCCGGCCAAATTGGTGATCAGACCACCCACTTGACTTGACTGAAGGCCAGTGCTAGTCGtgatctcatcatatcatcatcatcatcatcaccataTCTACTAGTAGATTTTTTTGTTTGTGGGTCCCATCGTATGGCAATCCTTTGATGGATGCGGATGGATCAACGTGCATGGCGGTTTCGACTTCTTTTTTGTTTTAGTccgaatgaatgaatgaaattttgaagAAATCAAGTGAAGgaatataaaaaattatggttttagtcATTCTATCATGTCGAAATTCGACATTTAATCCttctattttaaatatttataattcaaatTGATTTCACCAATAACAtcgtaaaaataaaaaagattaaattatgtCAGATTAAAAGTACAATACTTAAATCTTAAATTccaacataataaaataaaaaggactaaaatcagAATTGAACCAAAAATtggtataaaacataaaaatattttcacGGACTCCAATGTTTAGATGCAGCTGTAATGTGAGATCTGCATATGTTGAGGAAAAGAGCTGAAACTTTCAAAGGATTGGAAGTTGGAAATGACCAATTGAAATTGGAAAACAGCTTTTTTCAGCCTTTTTGGCTACAAATGTACAAACATAAGAGAAATAAAAGAACAACTATTATCTGGTGTTTCAACCATAGTTGCAATATCAGACAAGGtttggtaataaaatataaaataaaatggtTACAACAAAGCAAAGTTACCATTGTTTTTAACCCCATTTCCCCCCCTTATTCGTAAGTTTTTGTTTGATAACTTTCATCTCTGCCAGAAACATTCCAATGAGCTGTCTAGTTTGATAATTTTTTGGACTAATATTTTATTTGGCATCTgactttaatttttatattcaatttgatacttaaatttgagttcaatgttcaatttgatactttagttttttttttttttagttatgtGTCTGAATTTAACTCCAATTTTCAATTTTGTACCTATGCTTTTTTGTATTCCAATTAAGTATCTAGAACATAGATGTCAAATATTTGTTTTTGAGCCACATGATGCCATTTGATCTTAGCACTAAATTAGATATTAAAGCCAAACTCAAAAAACAAAAGGGACAAAGTTTGAGAAGGTCAAAGTAgaattttaccattatactattatataattttataaaatttaaaaggcTAAATGACAAATCTGCCATTTTAAGGGACCAAGGCCACTCCTTGACGCCCCTTTACCTTCGCCTTGGTACTAGAATGAAACAAAAAAAACCCATATACCAAATTGAATATTGAAACTAAAGTTAAGTACCAAATGATATATTAACCTATTTTTTTTAAACAGTCGTTAACTGCTCAGCTCTTCGAGTTAACCACAAACATTAAAAAAGAGACAAATCGTTGATATTAGGTTCTCTCAAAGGGTACATTAGTAGTTGATGCTACAACCCACACCTCAATGAGGAAAATTTTCAATCTTTCTCAAgatttacaaaatttaaaaaaacgaaAACAAAAACCCagataaattaaataacattCATGGGTTTTCGGGTCAGAGTTACATAAAACAactcaaccaaaaaaaaaaaaggtaaccAGAGAAGCAAATGGAGCAGCTTCATCTTCATTTTCGTTAAAAAGCCTAACCATTTAAAAATCATCTGAGCATGGATGTTAGGGACTGGAACACAACTTCTTCACAAGGAATAGTGAGACCCATATCATGATCAAACCCGAATTCTTCTTCAGCTTGATGGAGCAACTTCTGGAATTCGGGTCGGGTCAAGAAAGAGATAGGGACAATGTATCTACTCCTGTTTTGACCAACATACACAACGAAATGACCTTTAGGGACATCCAATGGCAGCCCTCCCTGTTGTTGTTGATCATCGTAGCTTTGTTGTTTCTTACCCAAACTTGAACATCTCTTGAGGATTTGTTTGATAACAGCTGTTTGAGGCAATCTGTTTGGTTTCTTGTCGATAGCCAtgatgttttttttcttttggggAGAGATTGGaaagggaaaaaagaaagaaagaaagaaagtgaaGAGCTTTTAGAGAGTtggtgtgtgaaagagtgaaggGGGGGTAAAAGGGGTATATATGGATGAAATTGTAAGAGAAAACATAGCCATGTGGGGGATTAAAGGACTTGACTTTGGGGGTGTGTAGTTTTTCTTTTAGGGCCTAGCTTGTGAGTTCACAGTACATGTTTGAAAGGGCAAACCCCTTATTGGAATTATAGTTATACACCCCCTTTGTTGCCTTCCCTAAAGACATTATGGTCCCCTCTTTCTCTATTAGACCCTAGGGACTTGTTTTTAGCTGTGTTTGGAAACTTGGGTCGAATTCAGGCTTCATTTTAACACAAGTCTTTTGTCATTGCATCACTAACTCAATTGATAATTGGTCTATTTTAATTGACATAATTAGATAATATTAGGATAACACCTCCTTTGGCTTTGCGCCTCCCAAACAACATCATGGTCCCTCTTTCTCTTTTATACATTACTTAAAACTAATtagattatttaataattaaaaaatatattctaCATtctattcttaaattttaaacatttcagtcaacttttaaaagtaatttttttataaaataatataatattaaaataaaattgaagtaATTGAAAATATTACTCATTAAATAATGAGTGGCTCCTATCTACTTATCATATTCCGCacttttcttttataaaaaattctattagattgtttttattttagattatcataaaaattaattcattgaaagtattaatattaatattcaatgaatttaaattttcaacaatttatcaaataaagcCTTAGTCACTTGAAAATCCAACAAATACAATCAATCcgtttatttgtttattaaaatTTTGGATGTTATAACAAATTAAGTCTTAACTCAATTGATATGAACATTATTGTAAATACAAGAATACGTGGATTCAAGTGCATTAAAGCGCATTTTCCTCCCATCTATGTCAAATTATAACTTGATAGGCTAAAACCTCAATTagcttaaaattttacttatcTATACTAATTATAATGCTGTGGTTGGTGCCTTTTAAGTTTTTGATTGAGTTAATACTATCCCTTttataaagtaataaaatattattacgagtgtattttattttatttatatttttata harbors:
- the LOC108459719 gene encoding protein SMALL AUXIN UP-REGULATED RNA 51, yielding MAIDKKPNRLPQTAVIKQILKRCSSLGKKQQSYDDQQQQGGLPLDVPKGHFVVYVGQNRSRYIVPISFLTRPEFQKLLHQAEEEFGFDHDMGLTIPCEEVVFQSLTSMLR